The sequence GGTTCTGCCTCTGCAGGGGAGGCAGGACCTAAATTggaaatacacagaaaaatgtaaacattgcaaaaaaaaaatacagccaaagaaattattcacaTGGATACAGTGAAACACAATTTTGAATGAGTTCCTATTGTACTTTAACTAATAACATCAAGAGAAAAACATGATCAACTTGTTTTTACTAACATTACATTAATAACGGTAACAGTTAGCAAACTCCATGGTTTTCTGACACCCATTTCTGCTGTAGCAGCATTCCCCATTCTTCCCAGACAAGCTGAACACAGCATTATTCCAAATGAGTTGATACTTAACGGAAACACCTTCCGCAgctgttaaagtttaaattttttgggAATATGTCAGATGTACCTCCACACCAAAATCCagttctcagttggatttaggtgtggactttgactgggttaCTCTGACACATACCtttgctttgatctaaacaaTTTGAGTGCAGCTCTGCTTCTAGATTTAGATTGTTGACCTGCGTGAAGAAGAATCTCTCCCTCATTCTCAAGTGCAGCCTGTTACAGGTTTTCATCTCCATTGATCATCCTTTCTTCCAACTATGGCTTTCCTCTTGCCCCTTTCTCATAAATGCCAGAATTATAGAGGACTCTACAAATAGTTGCTGCGTCCAGCTGAGCTCTGGATCTCAGCAGCCTCTCCAGAGTTATTACGGGCCATATGGCTGCTTCTCTAATACTCTCCTGCTGCCAGTTTAGGTAAAAGTTTTGCAGCTGTTCCACATGCTTTCTACTTTCACACTGTAGATTGAACACCGTTCCTTGTGATTATCAAAATTTGGGATATTATTTGCGATCTGAAGTTTACTTTACATACTTTTACAACTTCATTCCTGACCTGTCTGCCAAGTTCCTTGGTCTCCATGATGATGTTTATTGAAGTCTGAGGTCttaacagaacagctggatgtATATTaagattaaatcacacacacaatTGGACACAACTTACTATTTACGTACGTCCAGACAATTAGATGTTCTGGATTATATTTTGTGGTGTCAGAGTAATGGGGTGAATGAGTTCAAGGGgatataaattattttgctaGACATTGGTCTCTCTCTTTAATACTCTGATATACCCATAAATCCTTTCTCCATGGAAATATTTCAACATGTTGATCCTCCTGCTGCATAAAGCACATTAAAGACGATCTTCAATGGGCCTAATGGGGGTTCTACAGCAGATTGTGCCCTCAAGGCTCGTGTATCACCACTGAGAAAGGAGTGTCTGCTCTAACTATTTACATTTGTAGAAGGACACACCCATTCAACATTCATCACTCAGACGACACAGGGAGCTTGGCACATGTATGTCGAGATAGAAGAGACAAATTTAGGGAAATTTCATTCTGTTTAAGGACTATCGTCTTAGAAGTTAGGAAtgcatttgtttcttgtttaagACACGAGAACTTCCAATGGAGCAGGACAAAAGAGAATATCAAGGAAATTGTTCGAGGCAGAAATACTAAATAGGGAGAACTGGATCGATGTGGTGCATGATATTTATACTATGGAAAAGCCAACCAATTTCTGTAGATTTGAACTGAATAAATTTGAGAAAGTGAGGAAGGGAGGACTGAGCATTTTAAACCGATAAGATAAGTTACATAAGTTTATGTACTTTTTACCATCCAAatgttttggttaattttataGATGctctttgtattgttttttaatcctctttctgtacagtttttttttgttataaataaaagaatggAAATTGGAAGATGTGATATACTAACATGAGGCCAAAAATGTCAAGACAAGAACTAGATGACATACATTTAAGTATTGTTCTGTAGAGTATAACAacaatcataaaaaaagaacttgaagtgaaacattttctattctaaaactgcaacaaatgcCTATAAATGTGTATGATCTTTGTTTACACGTCAAATAAAAAGCCTTTCTGCCTgagttttaacagaaaaaaaagatcatgcACGAGTAAGCACACTAAAACACTACActagattttttccccccaatgtGGTTACGTTCTGTCTGCTCTAATATCATTTCCATCTGCTCAGAGgccaacattttttaaacagctaAACAGCTCCACCCTCTGTCCAATAAAAGCCActgcagcaaaaacaggaaaattcaTGAACTTGGAAATTTGCTGACACCTTGtggatttgtatttatattacaCTTACAAAGTCCACAAAACTCAAAAGAACTCGGAGAGAAATTTTGCCAAcatcatttaataataataaggatTTTTGCAATACAAAAGCAcctgtgcaaaaatattcagacaaaTTACAAAGACAAGGCTTAACTTGGTCAATATGCGAGTAAACCTTACTTGAGTATAAATCTGTGTTGGTTCTTGAaagtaaatgacaaaaaagtcagatttatgaTGGTTTtgccaataaaacaaaacaaaaatagacttGATAAAGATTCACAGTCTTGTGTACAAGTGGTTTTTGCACTCACACATCCGTTATGTGGTGGAAGTGAACAAACTCAGGTTTAGGTAGCTCTGTCTacttaagaaacaaaacaaaaatacaaagacagACTTCTTAGACAGAGACAATATTGTacttcaaaacattaaatatgttcttaaaaccccaaaatgtggaaaatttcaTGGACAGTTAACTCGGTTTTTCTTACTGAAATTCATAATGTAGAAATCGTTAAAGCAGTAGCCCTTTTTCACAGTAAGAGGATGCTGAATGAAACCAATAAACCTCAAAGTAAATACAGAATAATATTTATCATCTGCATTAAtacaaaagttattttgttagtAAAAATTCTGTGCTGCACTTAAAACTCTCAAATGCAGCTGACTTATAGTCGTACACACACATTTGCGCGAACACACAGCTGAGAGTATCTATCTGAACATACACATTTTGAGGATTGTCGAATACAAAAAAGGGAAGACTTTTGACGGTAAAATCATTGATAAACTGCTTCGTAAGGTATAATAACCCTTAAAAAAGTACAACAAAGGCTTCATATTTAGTAATTAACTGACATCACCACCCAACAAAAAGAGAGGACAGAGTTCAGCATTTACACAACATACTtcttcattttggaaaaaaatatcagataGAATCTAAGCCATTTTTCaatacattgaaaataaatatagatgTGGAGAAACCTTGAcacatttgaaatgatttatttttccaccacAGTGCTTCCAGGGTCACTTACCTATTATCCTGCATGCCAAAACACTAAATGCTAGATCAACAAAATGTGGTGCATGAATgtaatcaatgaaaaaaaaacatctttcagaGCCAGAAAACACCTCTCAAACACACAATGACGTCTAATACTATTGTTTCTCGCACATAAATAGCAGACCCCAAAATGTTACTTAAGTGACATTTTGGGGTTAATAAGTGACGTTATCTGGTAGAGacactttgtgttttacaaTTCAACTTCCAACATTGCAATTCTGGATGATAATTCCTttctcaaaacataaaaataatagtaaagaAGCACAAATACAAGTCTGGAaagcaatgattttttttttcttttttaaataaggcaTCTAAACATGTTTAGTCAATAGAATATCTAAATGTTGGTGTTGGAATTAGAGTTTAAAGGGATAGTTTGgtttttacagttatttaagGTGGTCAAAGAAATCTCAATTTTGACAAAACGGAAAACAATCTCATTAATTAGGTAAgttaacagaaaacatccaacatgagacaacaaaagcaaacattcaGCTGTCATTTTCTAGGATATGTTATGAATTGGGATGCCCTCTCTGTGATTTTGATGAATGGCCTTGACAATAAAACATGAGCTCCATCCCAGTGGATGCCATCTAAATTTCACTGCAGAACTGCTAGCTCTCAGGAAGGCACACAACCAGACACGCTTGAGTCCTGAATCCAAAGGGTGGAGTAGGAAACCAGCATGTTGATCTTCTCACTGAAAGCCAACAGTTGGTCTTGCTTGACTATTTTATTTCTCGAGTCGGTATGTGTATTCAGGAGCATAGCTGCAAGGCACCCAAAGGAAGTCTCATGAATGTTTATGTCTCTGTATGAAACAATCTATTAAGAGAGACAGACACTCACTGCCAgggttaaataaaatctgtttaaacgGATGTAGGGTGGACttgctactttttcttttttaccatcACACTGCGCGTCTTAAAAGGTTCttttgaatatatatttatacgtATTTTCATCATTCACACAACACTTTTATGTACTGTATTTACAGAGATTACCATAGTAACATTGTTAAGCCATGATAGTAAGTACACTTTAAACAGTAAGGAAAGTCAGACGTCTGTTTGCAATACTTATGCAGTTGCAGCAAAGTTTTTTTCGTTTCTGCACAACCAGCAGTGTGTACAAGTCTGCAACTGCCTGGTCTCACTTTGACCAAAGATGAACTGTGATTCGCGCTCCCTGGCTGAGAGGCAGAGCTTCTCATGTATGGGTCCTCGAACAGGAAGAGAGTGAACATACCTTTGCCTGTTTACAGGTCTGCGGTGATGACCGAGTCATTGTACATCAGCACATCAGAGTCCGGAGTGAGTAGAGCTGCAGTTTGCGAACCGTGGTCAATCTGCGTCACCCCTTTTTGGGAAACTTGTCCGTAAACCTGGCCCTGCCCTCCGCCGTTTCCCGGCATGACGCAGTGCGACAGCAGCGGCGTGTTGGCCTCATGGTTGGAACCCGTGGTGGAAGGCACCCCGCTGACGTGACCTGTGCTGGTAGAGCCGCTGGCACTGCTAGGCGAGCGGCTCTTAGGAGGCGGAAGATGGTGCTGGATTACTCTTGTGGGCGGAGCCGGAGCTGCAAAGTGAGCTGGAAAGGCCGCGTACCCTGGTGGGATGGGGTATCCATTGACAGGGATGAAGCGCTGATGGGTTTGGGGCACAGCCATCGGCGTCCAGGCTGGAATTTGAGCCATCTGTCCAGGCCCAGGGATGGCCTGGGCGGGGTAGAGGTACCCAGCGGCGGTGGCAAAACGGGGGTTGCTGAGGTTGCTGACAGGACTGGCGCTGAGCGAGGTTGTCTGGGTGGTGGCATTGCCTCCTCCACCAGAGGGCGTGCTGGAGCTGGCATGGGAAGACAGCCCCTCCCATGCTCGCAGGCGGCTGTGGATGTCTTTGAAGCGCGGTCGCTGTGTGGGTCCTTCCTGCCAGCATTCTGTCATCAAGCCATAAAACCTGAATAAAGGGAGAAATAGGTATTTATTCCCAGTAACTACAGTCAGCATTAAAACTTAAACAGTTTATACAGTTTAcgtttataatatatttatatcatGTGTACATATggatttacaaaacaaatatttaatcagtGGCTGAATGATTGATGAACAAACAGAGGGATTGATACAACATCTGGGAATAAATTCTGTAATTCCAAAGTCTTTTCCATTCATATCAAGAGTGGGTAAATTCTTTTCCAGACTATTCCACACTATGCAAGAGCCAAATGAACAGTTAGAGCTTCATAATCTCATCATAATAAATAGTGCTGCAACACACCTTGGTGGGCAATCCTCAGGGCAGGGCAGCAGCTGCCTCTTTCTCACCATCTCCATCACTTCCTGGTTGGAGAAGCCGTAGTAGGGCTGCAGGCCGTAGCTGAAGAGCTCCCACAGCACCACCCCAAATGACCAGATGTCCGAGTCTGTGGTGAATTTCCCGTAGGCGATGGCCTCAGGGGGCATCCAGCGGATGGGCAACAGAGTCTTAGGCCGGATGCAGTAGTAGTCGGAGGAGTAGATCTCTCTGGAGAGACCCAGGTCAGAAATCTTCACATGGAGCTGCTCACCGACTAAAACGTTCCTGGCTGCGAGGTCTTTATGGATGTAGAAGTGACTGGCTAGATATTCCATCCCTGCAGAAacctaattaaagaaaaaatgtaggTAGTTATCCATTTATTTgccacatatttattttaagtgccTTTaacatgtgaaatgtgaaaagaagaaaaaacaaactggggtaaaagttgaaataacaaaatttttaaattcatatagTAATGACAttcaaaaacaaggaaaagttTTATCAAGTTTTTAATTGCCTGTATTATGCTGTGCTTGCCATTATGTTTAAGAATGACTATAGgcatgcaataataataaataaaaaacacacgcATATTTAATATGTCTTTTAAATCCACCTGTATGGCCATATGCAGAAAGTCTCCATGATCCAGGCTGGATTTTACAGTGCCGTCCTCATCGCTGCTGCAGCCGACGTCAGAGTGCGGTGAACGCATGATCAGAAACTCGTGGAGGTCCCCTTGTGGCAGAAACTCAAACAGCATGCAGGCCGGCTGCTCCTGGGTAACCACACCGAGCAGACAGACCACGTTTGGGTGCTGAAGCTCGGTCAGGACGGTGGCCTCCTGCAACAGAAGACAGATGAGTAATAAAATTGAcggaatttttctttttttaaatctgtgtctGGAAATTTGTACCCAATAGTTGgttatttgtttcaaattgaGATACACCACAGATTGTTGgaacaagttttatttaaaaccaggCTCATCACCCAGTCAACCTTAAGTGATAACTTTTTCAAATGAGCTCATCTTTTCATTAGTGATTTTAAGcagtctgtttttaatttataaatagaaattaaTAGAGGATTTACAAAattgatatataaataaaattgaaaccattttcaatgAATAAGGTAACTAGAAAGGATAAAATGGATGCTAACGTGAAAAATCTCTCAGGACAGTTATTCACCTGTTGGAAGTCTGTCCACTGCTGGGTGGTGGAAATATCTTTTAGAGTCTTAATGGCCACAAGCTGCGCCTGGTCCATCCCTGGCAGGTACAGATGACCCTTGTAGATCTTCCCCAACGTGCATTCCCCAAGCTCCTCCATGAAACGCACCGCTGACAGGGGAAGCTCTTTGGCTTTACTCTGTGAAGACAAGCGAAACTTAAAATCAACAAGTTGCGGAAAGGTGGCAGAAAAACCAGGTCATTATTTTTGGCTTCTCACAGCCCAGTAAAACCAAAGCCGAAGGTGTAAAATTAAGAGGAGGACAATAAATCACCAGGAGAATTTATAATTGTTCAAGTCCATTACAACACCACTCAATaattcctctgacagttttgtGAAAGCAGCGAGGGAAATTTTTGAAATCCAGCCACATTTCCTGTGATGAAAACTTGGATTTGGCTCTCGGCTTAAGCAGCATTTGGGGAAAATTAACTCCCAAGTCAGTTTACTTAAAAAATCCACAgcagaaataacagaaaccactgttaggttaattgtgAAGGAGGGCTTTGTGTCACCTTCTTACTTTAATACGTATTGCTATTGCTATTTACAAGCACCatacaaaaacatggaaacaatGGCTAAAGTCTCATTTTTTGGTAATACGTTTAATTAATCAAtgtgttgttttgaaaacagcCATCATTATTCACTTTGACCAGAGCCATGTCCATAACCAGAAGATTCTCCATAAATGGTCAATgaatattataataattaagTCATAAATGTGGGACAACCTATAAAACTAGGCAAACGCAAGTTTATATTATCCTTATTTCTCTGTGTTAGTATGGACATTAATGAAATGCAGTGAGGgtaaattgtgtgtgtgtgagacggaGCTCCTTCGGGGTGTGTAAGGTTAgatctgtgaaaagatgaaaagtgaGTGAAGTTGGCAGAGATTTTCAGATTCCAGGAACTCTGAGTTGAATAATGAAATTCCTCTGTAAGCgcgacacacacacccaaacacacacacaggtcagCGTGAGCTCTGAGGGGGGTGTGATTATGTGCTGAATATTAGGAGAAAAGCAGATGTTTTCAGTTATGGGTTTGTTTCACCCCTTCTTTACTCCCACACCCAAAGCCTCAGATCCTCTTCACACCACCACAGGTTCGTGGGCGTgactatgtgtgtgtgtaaaacatGTGTgtctaaaataatcattagagGGTATGACCCTGAAAAAAAGCCTGATGGGCAGCACAGTTGCAGTTTCAAATAATGACTTAAATAAAAGAGAAGTGGTTTAATTGGAAATAACACTTGAAGATTCCcctgcaaaagcattcataacCCTTAAATATTCCACCCTTTTCACACACAGAGTGTAAAtgagaaagggaaagaaaaaaatattcatggtCTTCATATCTGTTCagtaataaaaatctgaaacgtaCCACAGTGTgttatgcatttgttttcagctctCAATTAGAACTGAAGGTCTTTTGGGCGTACACCCTGCTGAAGTTACACATAGCTAACACTCAGGTGGGTTTCAAGATGAGATCAATAGTGTTCAATCTGTTTTCAGTcaaaaccattccattgtagcttCAACTGTAAATTTAGAATAATTTCTGggtggaaggtgaacctcttgCCCAGTCTTTAGCAGCCtctgacaggttttcttccatgaTTGCTGTTAGGTTTTAGATTTAGTTGCAGGAGCGTGCTTCAGTTGCAATCTCCTACCCTCTTTGAAGCAAGCTCCTTCCGCaccctttctttttatttccttaggGCGGCCCTAGTTACATAGCTTATTTAATTATCTTGAGTTAATCACATAGCATAGCTGCTTCTTCTGTTCTCTTGAGTCACAGGTGTGTTGCACCTACAAGCTGCTGTAATGTAGAGTGTAAGGTTCAGAGTTCAGTTCCTATTTGTTTTATGCTGTTGTGGTGATAGTATTTATATATGTAGTTAATTTAAACGTATCAATTGCCTTCATCTATCTCCCcatcatttctttaaaattttccCATCACTGTGGTGGGAAAACATCTCCACAGCTTGACACTACCACTGCTGTATGTATCCGTGGGGATATTGTGTTCAAGATCGTGAATAGTGTTAATTTTTCTGGATGTAGTCCAAAAAGTTTAATTCCACACATACTGAACTTCTTATGACTTTTATGACTCTGCAATTCTAGTGATACTTCAGTCGTCTGATTcatccacctgagctgtggatctcagCAGCTACTCCAGAAAAACCAGTTAACCACTGGTTCACACATTTATGCACTACTTTcttttggtctatcacataaaattcaaataaaacataatggatttaatgaatgaatgaattgtTTTACAAAGCACCTCATGACGATATTTGCACCTTTAAAAAACTGATACAGGTTATCAACATACTCCTCTctgagaacagaatatgaaccGGATAGCTTATCAAATGCAAACTTGTCACAACGAATAAAATACTTCCTTTCCTTTGACCGACCCTTTTACTGATACATATTTGTATCCAAACATACAAAGGATTGTGtccattttttaattcttgCCAAAATCCCttaaatgaaaaagcaacaTTATTATACTCTGCTTATCTTAGTACTTTTCTTTTGACAAATTACTGTGTAAATAATCACATACTCTCCTCTTCAATtggtaaaaaatgttaagaaaatgaTAAACATACATGGAATGGCTGAGAAGGCTGACCTTCAAGGAAAGGTCCTGATGTGAGCTACATAATTTTAGCGCAAATCTGATGATCTGCACGACAAAGAGTCTCTGTGAGTCAGAGAGACTAAGATGGAAGGAGAGGACGtcagaagaagaacaagaagaagatgGAATAAGTGAAAGCAGGAGTGTGAAGGGGAGCTGTGGAAAAACAgacagtgagagaaaaataaacagaggaaaggagctgcagctggacaTTCCTGGACCTGCTGAGATCTGATGATAGAGATCTGAAGATTTGCCTCATGCAGGTCATTTCCACACACTGAACCTTGTAACCCCGGCACGCTGCGAGGCGACCCAGCCAACACACAGTGTGCCGCACCGGTGTTTTGACTTCTCTAGACTGCTCTTACAGACAAAGAGCAAAGGGGCTTTGTTTACAAGAAGTTGCAATTGGGTCCAAAAAATGCAGTGCAGGTTAAAGTACTTTATTAAATTAACGTGTGTTACTCAGACTGGGGTTTTATGATTTGTCTAAGATGTGAGAGTGGAAATCTGGAGGGCACTCCATCAGAGGTGTTCAGAGGTGCAAGCATTTTTCTGAAAGTAATgtcctttaaaatgtcatttttaggCACAAGTAATGTAAATACACTCCAACCGTAGTAAAGGTTACaccccaaaaaaacaggaaaatcttACATCCAATCAGGtttgaatataattttattagatGTTGTTTTTCCCCaactccaaataaataaattagagcAGAGAAAGAACATTTACTCAGTTGCCAAGTCATGTGTTGGGATGTGTAATACCTTTGGTTTGTAGGCAGTTGTGAGCATAGACATCTCAACGTTTTGACCTCGGACTGGTTTCGGTGGACGAGCAGCTGGAGGCCTGGAAGACTTCTGGTTGTTGCGGCACAcacagatgaagaagaagagcaaAACTATGGCCAACGGGATCGACACACTGGGAACTAAAATCTTGAGGATATCAATGCTGCCACCTGACATGTCTTTATGgtctgaaaaagaacaaaagaagtGTTTATGTCATAACTATGCTCTATGCCAAAGTTATTTATAATGGCaattctgtaaatgtttattttagtagTACACCCAGTACTTCTGGAACAGTTGGTGAAGCTATTGTTGTCATGAACTTTGCAAACACAgcacatttttcccatttttccaGAGCATCTGCTGCACgtctttttaataaatcatttgatGGAACTGTTACTGCCATTAACCATGtacttcctttattttctttctatagATAGTACTACTTGCTTATTGCTCCAATGTTTAACCATTCTCATGTATCTGTTTGTAGGCGGAGCCACTGATACACCAGTTGATGTCATTATTCTTGTTTACTTCCTTGATCTTGAAAGTGTCTCTGTTCCATTACTGCTGCCTTCTAGCTCTTTCCTTTTCCTATAGAAAGTATCCATTACCCATTACCTCCATTTTCAAATAAGTCTGTTCCTTGGACAAACCCATTGATGAAGTTATAGTTGACAATATCCTTGTGTAGACAGTTGATTGTTTTCCTTTCCCAAAAGGACCCCTGGCTCagttcttttgtgttttctaaaactttctTGAATGAAGCCATTGATAAAGCACTTATTGAAAATCActccatgtttttcttaatattgtttC comes from Gambusia affinis linkage group LG10, SWU_Gaff_1.0, whole genome shotgun sequence and encodes:
- the ror1 gene encoding inactive tyrosine-protein kinase transmembrane receptor ROR1, producing MYQNRAAVRERLWRCPACALWISLLLQGVLDLSASGSELPQDLSVLAATSWNATEGAFIRLEAPMNNITTSLGQTAELICRVSGNPQPVVRWLKNDAPVVQEPRRVSYRSMPYGSRLRIRNLDTTDTGYFQCVATNAHGTVSTTGVLFVKFDPLPTPLSGRPTVDLNEDGFCQPYRGIACARFIGNRTIYVDSLQMQGEIETQITAAFTMIGTSNHLSDRCSQFAIPSLCHFAFPTCDRTSGIDKPRDLCKDECEILENDLCKTEYIIARSNPIILKSLKLPNCDELAAFDSPKAANCLRIGIPMAEPINKSHKCYNNTGADYRGTVSVTKSGRQCQPWNSQYPHSHTFLAVRYTELNGGHSYCRNPGDTHEAPWCFTLDESVRMELCDIPICDHKDMSGGSIDILKILVPSVSIPLAIVLLFFFICVCRNNQKSSRPPAARPPKPVRGQNVEMSMLTTAYKPKSKAKELPLSAVRFMEELGECTLGKIYKGHLYLPGMDQAQLVAIKTLKDISTTQQWTDFQQEATVLTELQHPNVVCLLGVVTQEQPACMLFEFLPQGDLHEFLIMRSPHSDVGCSSDEDGTVKSSLDHGDFLHMAIQVSAGMEYLASHFYIHKDLAARNVLVGEQLHVKISDLGLSREIYSSDYYCIRPKTLLPIRWMPPEAIAYGKFTTDSDIWSFGVVLWELFSYGLQPYYGFSNQEVMEMVRKRQLLPCPEDCPPRFYGLMTECWQEGPTQRPRFKDIHSRLRAWEGLSSHASSSTPSGGGGNATTQTTSLSASPVSNLSNPRFATAAGYLYPAQAIPGPGQMAQIPAWTPMAVPQTHQRFIPVNGYPIPPGYAAFPAHFAAPAPPTRVIQHHLPPPKSRSPSSASGSTSTGHVSGVPSTTGSNHEANTPLLSHCVMPGNGGGQGQVYGQVSQKGVTQIDHGSQTAALLTPDSDVLMYNDSVITADL